From a region of the Phragmites australis chromosome 21, lpPhrAust1.1, whole genome shotgun sequence genome:
- the LOC133903544 gene encoding uncharacterized protein LOC133903544 isoform X1, giving the protein MDTSQGQEQDFGVLLKQGAEGRVFLSIFVGRKCVIKERFSKKYRHPLLDSKLTLKRLNAEARCMTKARRLGVPTPVLYAVDPLLHTLTFEYVDGLSVKDILLGFGSQGVNEERLNDIATQIGNAVGKLHDGGLVHGDLTTSNMIIKNINNQLVLIDFGLSITSTLPEDKAVDLYVLERALISMHSSCGDVMEKILSAYRKASKQWCSTQNKLAQVRQRGRKRTMVG; this is encoded by the exons ATGGATACATCACAGGGGCAAGAACAAGATTTTGGTGTACTGCTTAAGCAGGGGGCAGAAGGA AGGGTGTTTCTTTCAATATTTGTGGGACGAAAATGCGTAATCAAAGAGCGCTTTTCAAAGAAGTACCGGCACCCATTGTTGGACTCAAAGTTGACTCTAAAGCGGTTGAATGCC GAAGCTCGGTGCATGACAAAAGCAAGACGACTTGGTGTTCCTACCCCGGTTCTGTATGCTGTGGATCCACTTCTACATACTTTGACCTTTGAGTATGTGGATGGCTTGTCTGTCAAGGATATACTTCTTGGGTTTGGGTCACAGGGGGTTAATGAGGAACGCCTAAATGATATTGCCACACAGATAGGGAATGCAGTTGGCAAACTACATGATGGAGGCCTTGTTCATGGTGATTTGACAACATCAAACATGATAATCAAGAACATCAACAATCAATTG GTTcttattgatttcggtttgagCATCACATCAACACTTCCTGAGGACAAAGCGGTGGACCTATATgtgctagagagagctttgatttCCATGCATTCGTCCTGTGGGGATGTG ATGGAGAAAATCCTCTCAGCGTACAGAAAAGCTTCGAAGCAGTGGTGCTCCACCCAGAACAAGCTAGCTCAAG TGAGGCAACGGGGCAGAAAGCGCACAATGGTCGGATAA
- the LOC133903544 gene encoding uncharacterized protein LOC133903544 isoform X2 encodes MDTSQGQEQDFGVLLKQGAEGRVFLSIFVGRKCVIKERFSKKYRHPLLDSKLTLKRLNAEARCMTKARRLGVPTPVLYAVDPLLHTLTFEYVDGLSVKDILLGFGSQGVNEERLNDIATQIGNAVGKLHDGGLVHGDLTTSNMIIKNINNQLVLIDFGLSITSTLPEDKAVDLYVLERALISMHSSCGDVMEKILSAYRKASKQWCSTQNKLAQVRQRGRKRTMVG; translated from the exons ATGGATACATCACAGGGGCAAGAACAAGATTTTGGTGTACTGCTTAAGCAGGGGGCAGAAGGA AGGGTGTTTCTTTCAATATTTGTGGGACGAAAATGCGTAATCAAAGAGCGCTTTTCAAAGAAGTACCGGCACCCATTGTTGGACTCAAAGTTGACTCTAAAGCGGTTGAATGCC GAAGCTCGGTGCATGACAAAAGCAAGACGACTTGGTGTTCCTACCCCGGTTCTGTATGCTGTGGATCCACTTCTACATACTTTGACCTTTGAGTATGTGGATGGCTTGTCTGTCAAGGATATACTTCTTGGGTTTGGGTCACAGGGGGTTAATGAGGAACGCCTAAATGATATTGCCACACAGATAGGGAATGCAGTTGGCAAACTACATGATGGAGGCCTTGTTCATGGTGATTTGACAACATCAAACATGATAATCAAGAACATCAACAATCAATTG GTTcttattgattttggtttgagCATCACATCAACACTTCCTGAGGACAAAGCGGTGGACCTATATgtgctagagagagctttgatttCCATGCATTCGTCCTGTGGGGATGTG ATGGAGAAAATCCTCTCAGCGTACAGAAAAGCTTCGAAGCAGTGGTGCTCCACCCAGAACAAGCTAGCTCAAG TGAGGCAACGGGGCAGAAAGCGCACAATGGTCGGATAA
- the LOC133903544 gene encoding uncharacterized protein LOC133903544 isoform X3: MDTSQGQEQDFGVLLKQGAEGRVFLSIFVGRKCVIKERFSKKYRHPLLDSKLTLKRLNAEARCMTKARRLGVPTPVLYAVDPLLHTLTFEYVDGLSVKDILLGFGSQGVNEERLNDIATQIGNAVGKLHDGGLVHGDLTTSNMIIKNINNQLVLIDFGLSITSTLPEDKAVDLYVLERALISMHSSCGDVSGHVQRSDVSCL; the protein is encoded by the exons ATGGATACATCACAGGGGCAAGAACAAGATTTTGGTGTACTGCTTAAGCAGGGGGCAGAAGGA AGGGTGTTTCTTTCAATATTTGTGGGACGAAAATGCGTAATCAAAGAGCGCTTTTCAAAGAAGTACCGGCACCCATTGTTGGACTCAAAGTTGACTCTAAAGCGGTTGAATGCC GAAGCTCGGTGCATGACAAAAGCAAGACGACTTGGTGTTCCTACCCCGGTTCTGTATGCTGTGGATCCACTTCTACATACTTTGACCTTTGAGTATGTGGATGGCTTGTCTGTCAAGGATATACTTCTTGGGTTTGGGTCACAGGGGGTTAATGAGGAACGCCTAAATGATATTGCCACACAGATAGGGAATGCAGTTGGCAAACTACATGATGGAGGCCTTGTTCATGGTGATTTGACAACATCAAACATGATAATCAAGAACATCAACAATCAATTG GTTcttattgattttggtttgagCATCACATCAACACTTCCTGAGGACAAAGCGGTGGACCTATATgtgctagagagagctttgatttCCATGCATTCGTCCTGTGGGGATGTG TCAGGGCATGTACAAAGGAGTGATGTCAGCTGTCTGTAA
- the LOC133903543 gene encoding pentatricopeptide repeat-containing protein At5g61370, mitochondrial-like gives MVVTAMRRSIATLTRSALPPNSIPGRRALCSGAPRDGELEEAVRDVILCSGAGSLDEVGSRLDRLGAAVSPALVERVIDSCGERGGGSGRRLLRFLAWCRSKDPGALGDEALDRAIGVLARVGDLTAMRIAVSDAEKDGRRMALETFTAVVEALVKVGKEDEAVRLFRGLERQRLLPQRGVGVGGEGIWSSSLAMVQALCMRGYAREAQGVVWHHRSELLAEPMVSIVQRSLLHGWCVHGNAKEAWRVLDEMKSSEAMNVFTEMRSYRATPAASSFNILLSCLG, from the exons ATGGTGGTGACAGCGATGCGGAGATCAATAGCGACCTTGACCCGAAGCGCCCTTCCGCCAAACTCGATTCCGGGCCGCCGCGCTCTGTGCTCCGGCGCGCCGCGGGACGGCGAGCTGGAGGAGGCGGTGCGTGACGTGATCTTGTGCTCCGGGGCCGGGAGCCTTGACGAGGTTGGGAGCAGGCTGGACCGGCTGGGTGCGGCCGTCTCGCCGGCTCTGGTTGAGCGCGTGATCGACTCGTGCGGCGAGAGGGGCGGCGGCTCGGGCAGGAGGTTGCTGCGTTTCTTGGCGTGGTGCCGGTCCAAGGACCCCGGGGCGTTGGGGGACGAGGCGCTCGATAGGGCGATTGGGGTGCTTGCACGGGTGGGGGACCTTACCGCGATGAGAATTGCCGTCAGTGATGCCGAGAAGGACGGACGGAGGATGGCTCTGGAGACTTTTACCGCCGTGGTTGAAGCCCTTGTCAAGGTGGGGAAAGAGGATGAGGCGGTCAGGCTGTTCAGAGGCTTGGAGAGGCAAAGATTGCTGCCTCAGCGTGGTGTGGGCGTCGGAGGGGAAGGCATATGGTCGAGCAGCCTTGCCATGGTGCAGGCATTGTGTATGAGGGGATATGCTCGGGAGGCCCAGGGTGTTGTGTGGCATCACAGGAGTGAGCTCTTGGCAGAGCCCATGGTTAGCATCGTTCAACGTAGCCTCCTCCACGGGTGGTGCGTTCATGGGAACGCTAAGGAAGCTTGGAGAGTCCTTGATGAAATGAAGTCTTCAG AGGCTATGAATGTATTTACAGAGATGAGGTCCTATCGTGCCACTCCAGCTGCTTCTAGCTTCAACATATTACTTTCATGTTTAGGCTGA